The genomic stretch GCAGGCAGCTTTGCCGGCCTGCCGGGCCTGCAGCTCCTGGACCTGTCACAGAACCAGATCGCCAGCCTGCCCAGCGGGGTCTTCCAGCCACTCGCCAACCTCAGCAACCTGGACCTGACAGCCAACAGGCTGCATGAAATCACCAATGAGACCTTCCGTGGCCTGCGGCGCCTCGAGCGCCTCTACCTGGGCAAGAACCGCATCCGCCACATCCAGCCTGGTGCCTTCGACACGCTCGACCGCCTCCTGGAGCTCAAGCTGCAGGACAACGAGCTGCGGGCACTGCCCCCGCTGCGCCTGCCCCGCCTGCTGCTGCTGGACCTCAGCCACAACAGCCTCCTGGCCCTGGAGCCCGGCATCCTGGACACTGCCAACGTGGAGGCGCTGCGGCTGGCTGGTCTGGGGCTGCAGCAGCTGGACGAGGGGCTCTTCAGCCGCTTGCGCAACCTCCACGACCTGGATGTGTCCGACAACCAGCTGGAGCGAGTGCCACCTGTGATCCGAGGCCTCCGGGGCCTGACGCGCCTGCGGCTGGCCGGCAACACCCGCATTGCCCAGCTGCGGCCCGAGGACCTGGCCGGCCTGGCTGCCCTGCAGGAGCTGGATGTGAGCAACCTAAGCCTGCAGGCCCTGCCTGGCGACCTCTCGGGCCTCTTCCCCCGCCTGCGGCTGCTGGCAGCTGCCCGCAACCCCTTCAACTGCGTGTGCCCCCTGAGCTGGTTTGGCCCCTGGGTGCGCGAGAGCCACGTCACACTGGCCAGCCCTGAGGAGACGCGCTGCCACTTCCCGCCCAAGAACGCTGGCCGGCTGCTCCTGGAGCTTGACTACGCCGACTTTGgctgcccagccaccaccaccacagccacAGTGCCCACCACGAGGCCCGTGGTGCGGGAGCCCACAGCCTTGTCTTCTAGCTTGGCTCCTACCTGGCTTAGCCCCACAGAGCCGGCCACTGAGGCCCCCAGCCCGCCCTCCACTGCCCCACCGACTGTAGGGCCTGTCCCCCAGCCCCAGGACTGCCCACCGTCCACCTGCCTCAATGGGGGCACATGCCACCTGGGGACACGGCACCACCTGGCGTGCTTGTGCCCCGAAGGCTTCACGGGCCTGTACTGTGAGAGCCAGATGGGGCAGGGGACACGGCCCAGCCCTACACCAGTCACGCCGAGGCCACCACGGTCCCTGACCCTGGGCATCGAGCCGGTGAGCCCCACCTCCCTGCGCGTGGGGCTGCAGCGCTACCTCCAGGGGAGCTCCGTGCAGCTCAGGAGCCTCCGTCTCACCTATCGCAACCTATCGGGCCCTGATAAGCGGCTGGTGACGCTGCGACTGCCTGCCTCGCTCGCTGAGTACACGGTCACCCAGCTGCGGCCCAACGCCACTTACTCCGTCTGTGTCATGCCTTTGGGGCCCGGGCGGGTGCCGGAGGGCGAGGAGGCCTGCGGGGAGGCCCATACACCCCCAGCCGTCCACTCCAACCACGCCCCAGTCACCCAGGCCCGCGAGGGCAACCTGCCGCTCCTCATTGCGCCCGCCCTGGCCGCGGTGCTCCTGGCCGCGCTGGCTGCGGTGGGGGCAGCCTACTGTGTGCGGCGGGGGCGGGCCATGGCAGCAGCGGCTCAGGACAAAGGGCAGGTGGGGCCAGGGGCTGGGCCCCTGGAACTGGAGGGAGTGAAGGTCCCCTTGGAGCCAGGCCCGAAGGCAACAGAGGGCGGTGGAGAGGCCCTGCCCAGCGGGTCTGAGTGTGAGGTGCCACTCATGGGCTTCCCAGGGCCTGGCCTCCAGTCACCCCTCCACGCAAAGCCCTACATCTAAGCCAGAGAGAGACAGGGCAGCTGGGGCCGGGCTCTCAGCCAGTGAGATGGCCAGCCCCCTCCTGCTGCCACACCACGTAAGTTCTCAGTCCCAACCTCGGGGATGTGTGCAGACAGGGCTGTGTGACCACAGCTGGGCCCTGTTCCCTCTGGACCTCGgtctcctcatctgtgagatgCTGTGGCCCAGCTGACGAGCCCTAACGTCCCCAGAACCGAGTGCCTATGAGGACAGTGTCCGCCCTGCCCTCCGCAACGTGCAGTCCCTGGGCACGGCGGGCCCTGCCATGTGCTGGTAACGCATGCCTGGGCCCTGCTGGGCTCTCCCACTCCAGGCGGACCCTGGGGGCCAGTGAAGGAAGCTCCCGGAAAGAGCAGAGGGAGAGCGGGTAGGCGGCTGTGTGACTCTAGTCTTGGCCCCAGGAAGCGAAGGAACAAaagaaactggaaaggaagatGCTTTAGGaacatgttttgcttttttaaaatatatatatatttataagagaTCCTTTCCCATTTATTCTGGGAAGATGTTTTTCAAACTCAGAGACAAGGACTTTGGTTTTTGTAAGACAAACGATGATATGAAGGccttttgtaagaaaaaataaaagatgaagtgtgtttcttggGCTCAGCCCCAGGGTAGAAGGGCTGGGTGGAGGGAGATGAAGAAGGAGTGGCCCTCGCTCTGGGGAGCCAGGGCCCCTCAGCAGCCCCTGGGCTTGGGCAGCCCTCCCAGGTGTCCTGACCTGGGTGCCATCCACCCTAGGCTTGAATGAGGTGAGGCTGGGCCCAGGTGGGAGCAGGGCTGCCTCTGGCCTCGGACAAGAACGGGTCAGGGAGCCTCACCTTCCCCAGGCCCTGTCTTCTGCCAGCAGGGGCTCTGGCCCATGTGCGGCTGGGAGAGGCTTGTGGCACATGTGGGGCCAGGTGAGTCCCTTGTGGGTTGGTCTGATGGGCAGTTCACTGCCTGCTTTCCTCCAGGGACAGGGCCCTGGGCTCTCTCATTCCAGGCCTCATGGATGGTCCCGGGAGCAAGTGGCCTCCGGGACCTTCTCTACAGCGTCCCGGGAGAGCCAAGCGGTTTGCATGGCCCCAGCCCCATGCCACTCCACTGCCCACCATGGGCGCAGCAGGAAATCCtgctccctgcctcctgcccctggCTACAGCGAGGGCTCTGGTGGGAGGGGAAGTGTGAATCATCAAAGGCAGGGACCCCATGGGTGGGGAGAAAGGGGCCGAGCCCCAGTGAGCAGGACAAGCTGGGGGACAGGAACAAAGGGCCCAGGTTGGCTTGCAGACGGTGCCAGGATTGGTGGCCTTGGGATGCCCCCTCAGCCCCTGCATTAGGGATGTGCCCAGGCTTTCTGGAAACCCTAGAAGTGGGAGCATTTTCCAGGAAGGCTGCATGCTGAGGTGGGGGCAGTGATGCTGAGTGCAGCTGTGGCCTGGACTGGGTGCAGGGGGCTTGGGGACAGTGATGGACACACAGCACCTTTTCCTGTTACCCTCAGTGGGATGGAGGGGAGGGGACCCACTGGGCTGCCGCTGCAGGGGCACCCAGAACATGCTGGAGTGAGCCTCCTGCAGACCCCATGCCACTGTCCCACAGGTCATGGCCCCGGCCCCCAGCACTCAGGCTCACCCCTGGTGGGACAGAGTCAGCCCAGCCAGACCCAGGGAGCAGGCCCCGTGGCGCGGGTGTTGATGTCAGTGCCGAGTCAGGCCCAGCCACGCGAGGCTCTGGATTCAATTAGCGGCTGCTGAGGGCTCTGGCACGAGGAGGGAGGAGGCGGGCCGTGGGTCATGGCGGGCAGTGGGTGGTGGCAGTGGGCCTGGGTGGGGCCCCTTCTTCCTGAGGCAGCGGCGGCAGCCCAGGTGGATTTCCTGTAGGCCTGGGTCCCATTAGGGGAGTGGCTGCGGCCAGGCCTGCCTCCCCCGGCCCGTGGCTGCATCGTCAAAGGGGCCTTTGTGGGCCTGAGGCTGCTGCTGAACACGGCGGCTGCTGAAGAAATGTTTTCACTGCAAAGCAAACCTGGCCGAGTGGGATGGTGGCAGGGGGCAGTGGCGGGGGGGTGGCAGGGCCCAAAAAAAGGAAGCCTTCCCTGGAACAGTGTCTGGAGTGTGCCATCAGATCAGGGCTTCGGGGAAGGGGAGAACCCAGCCAGGGGGCGACCAAGCTGAGATGCAGCCTCGACCCGGGACAAGCCCCCCGACTCTAGGCCAGGGACCAGGGGCAGACGTGGGGGTGTGCGAGCCCCCATCACCAGGTGCTGACTGCAGCAGGCCCTGGGCCATGTGGGTGACACATGCTCTTGTTTCATGCCCGGCGACCTCGTCTATTGAAAAGGAGTGGCCACAGGGAGGGAAGACAACATGCTCACAGTAAGTGGAGACAGGACCCCAGCACCTGCTCCCCAGCCACGGGTGGGGCTGCCGGCCACGCGGGAGGGCTTAGGGCCACTGTGAGCTACAGAAGCAATACACCCTACTTCTATGGGGGTAGGGGGTGATACAGTTCACCCAGCCCCCTCACAGGCATTCACACACTCATCCCCGCTCAATTCACACCCAGAAGCGTGGCACCCAAGACAGGTGTATCTCTGCATCTCCAAGACCAAAGCATGAGCTGTTCCTTCAGTGCAGGCTGCCAGTCCCTCTCGTTatccccccacctccaccctgcgCCAAGCATGGTACCAAGCACACAAAGTGCTGGGCAGCCCTCCGTGGAGGCTGCCTGAGCACAGACAGGACCTTGGTGTTCGAGGCTGGCCTGGCTCCCAGCCCCTGCTCCTCTCACTGTGGCTGGCTTCCCCTTAGATACTCCACAAATGTCAGGGGAAGGGCATAGGTGGGACCACAGCGGAGGCCCCTGGGTGAGGATGAGGAGGGGACGGGGTGTGTGCACGAACCCTGGCCTCCTCTAGCTCTCATAAGGGCACACACTGTTCTGCCCAAGCCAAGATGGAAAATCTGTAAAACAGAAGAACTCGAGGGTGGTGGAGTGGATGCAGTTGCCAACCTCCCCATTAGCCGTGCCCACAGATGACACTCCAGACTTTCCATGCTCAGCCTAGATTTGCTCAGAGGCCCCGGCACCCCAGGGAGTTAGTGGGGGGCTCCAGCTTCCAGGACGCCTGGGGGTGCAGGGGACCTGCCACCTCTCA from Homo sapiens chromosome 16 genomic scaffold, GRCh38.p14 alternate locus group ALT_REF_LOCI_1 HSCHR16_3_CTG1 encodes the following:
- the VASN gene encoding vasorin precursor — translated: MCSRVPLLLPLLLLLALGPGVQGCPSGCQCSQPQTVFCTARQGTTVPRDVPPDTVGLYVFENGITMLDAGSFAGLPGLQLLDLSQNQIASLPSGVFQPLANLSNLDLTANRLHEITNETFRGLRRLERLYLGKNRIRHIQPGAFDTLDRLLELKLQDNELRALPPLRLPRLLLLDLSHNSLLALEPGILDTANVEALRLAGLGLQQLDEGLFSRLRNLHDLDVSDNQLERVPPVIRGLRGLTRLRLAGNTRIAQLRPEDLAGLAALQELDVSNLSLQALPGDLSGLFPRLRLLAAARNPFNCVCPLSWFGPWVRESHVTLASPEETRCHFPPKNAGRLLLELDYADFGCPATTTTATVPTTRPVVREPTALSSSLAPTWLSPTEPATEAPSPPSTAPPTVGPVPQPQDCPPSTCLNGGTCHLGTRHHLACLCPEGFTGLYCESQMGQGTRPSPTPVTPRPPRSLTLGIEPVSPTSLRVGLQRYLQGSSVQLRSLRLTYRNLSGPDKRLVTLRLPASLAEYTVTQLRPNATYSVCVMPLGPGRVPEGEEACGEAHTPPAVHSNHAPVTQAREGNLPLLIAPALAAVLLAALAAVGAAYCVRRGRAMAAAAQDKGQVGPGAGPLELEGVKVPLEPGPKATEGGGEALPSGSECEVPLMGFPGPGLQSPLHAKPYI